A stretch of Fundicoccus culcitae DNA encodes these proteins:
- a CDS encoding ABC transporter ATP-binding protein, whose protein sequence is MKELKPVSKKKLLEVSGLKQYFGKASAPIKAVDGISFDVYEGEVLGLVGESGSGKSTTGRSIIGLYDITEGEIRYDGQVISTRQDNQSRKALAKNMQMIFQDPYASLNPRMTVSEIIGEGFDIHGMYKNKSERRQRVGALLEEVGLNREHANRYAHEFSGGQRQRIGIARALSLNPKFIIADEPISALDVSIQAQVVNLLKKLQREQNLTYLFIAHDLSMVKYISDRIAVMNNGKIVELGRSEDIYNNPIHPYTRSLLSAIPKPDPISESKRQRIHYTYQPTDDAVETFEISKDHYIFASASQHQQWMQETQK, encoded by the coding sequence ATGAAGGAGTTGAAACCGGTGAGTAAGAAAAAATTACTAGAAGTTTCTGGATTAAAACAATACTTTGGCAAAGCATCCGCTCCGATAAAGGCTGTCGATGGGATTTCCTTTGATGTTTATGAAGGTGAAGTCTTAGGTTTAGTTGGCGAATCGGGGAGTGGCAAGTCGACTACCGGACGTTCAATTATCGGCTTATATGACATTACGGAAGGTGAAATTCGTTATGATGGCCAAGTCATTTCGACACGTCAAGACAATCAATCACGCAAGGCTTTGGCTAAAAACATGCAAATGATTTTTCAAGACCCCTATGCTTCATTGAATCCACGGATGACGGTCAGTGAAATCATTGGGGAAGGTTTTGACATTCATGGAATGTACAAAAATAAAAGCGAACGCCGTCAACGTGTAGGCGCTTTACTTGAAGAAGTAGGGCTTAATCGAGAACATGCTAACCGCTATGCACATGAATTCTCTGGCGGGCAACGTCAAAGAATTGGGATTGCACGGGCGCTCTCGCTTAATCCCAAATTCATCATAGCCGATGAACCTATCTCGGCCTTAGATGTCTCCATTCAAGCACAAGTCGTAAACTTGTTGAAAAAGTTACAAAGAGAGCAAAATCTAACCTATTTGTTTATTGCGCACGATTTATCGATGGTAAAATATATTAGCGATCGAATTGCGGTAATGAATAATGGTAAAATTGTGGAGTTGGGACGTTCAGAAGATATTTATAATAATCCCATTCACCCCTATACCCGCTCACTATTATCAGCCATTCCAAAACCTGATCCAATCAGTGAGAGTAAACGTCAAAGAATCCACTACACCTATCAACCGACGGATGACGCTGTTGAGACATTTGAAATATCAAAAGATCATTATATATTCGCCTCAGCGTCGCAACACCAACAATGGATGCAAGAAACCCAAAAATAA
- a CDS encoding NAD(P)H-dependent oxidoreductase, translating to MKTIVYIAHPNVNESSSHQFLLSSGRALTDVTYVDLTKEYMEHQAFDVNKERKRLVAYDQIIFQFQLYWYQAPAIMKHWMDQVFNHSYKDYAFIQQLKNKRLGIVLIAGVKASAYQPGGTEGRVISDLLSPYEVFARHFEMNYLTPFTLHQFNYLTEFQKMTLMVRYACYLETGASDSFRVLQSYLINKLKQLNANNLALTDEEHMVFEIFIQQLSDQADEIDELYTITEEW from the coding sequence ATGAAAACAATAGTGTATATAGCTCACCCAAATGTTAATGAATCAAGTAGCCATCAGTTTCTATTGAGCTCTGGAAGAGCGTTAACCGATGTCACATATGTTGATTTGACTAAAGAGTATATGGAGCATCAAGCGTTTGATGTGAATAAGGAACGAAAACGCCTTGTCGCTTATGATCAAATAATCTTTCAATTCCAGCTGTATTGGTACCAAGCCCCAGCCATTATGAAGCACTGGATGGATCAGGTTTTCAATCATTCTTATAAGGACTATGCCTTTATTCAACAATTAAAAAATAAACGTTTAGGTATTGTCTTGATTGCTGGAGTGAAAGCGTCGGCTTACCAACCCGGTGGAACAGAAGGACGTGTTATTTCAGACTTGTTATCACCCTATGAAGTATTTGCACGACATTTTGAAATGAATTATTTAACCCCTTTTACTCTTCACCAATTTAATTATTTAACCGAATTTCAGAAAATGACTTTAATGGTACGTTATGCCTGTTATTTAGAAACAGGTGCAAGTGATAGTTTTAGAGTTTTACAATCCTATCTCATTAATAAATTAAAACAGTTAAATGCGAATAATTTAGCGTTGACAGATGAGGAACACATGGTGTTTGAGATATTTATTCAACAATTAAGCGATCAAGCTGATGAAATTGATGAGTTATACACGATAACGGAGGAGTGGTGA
- a CDS encoding peptide ABC transporter substrate-binding protein, with protein sequence MKKFLKQTIALSAALLSFSTVGSVFTTVSAQEEQVLNLAIGSEPPTIDPALATDSTSGAIIKNVFEGLTHLAADETIQPGVAESWEMSEDGLVYTFTLRENAAWSNGDPVTANDFEYAWKRVLNPETASQYASIMFIIDGAEAYNSGEGDADSVGITAVDERTLEVTLANPTAYFLSLTAFYTFMPVNQAVVEADPDWAAGASEGYVTNGAFLLSEWNHNSDYVLVDNENYWDNENVALDVVNVQIIEQESTANAEYQAGNLDYLGSPYSTVSLDAIDLYRANDELNTAPYAAIYWYKVNVTDEVMSNVNIRKALALAIDRQGLVDNITKGGQLPAMSLVPPTVAGFEEDPGYFADADYAGAQEYLATGLEELGLSDPSELTINISINTSEAHATVAQFIQEGWAQNLGINATIDNTEWQVYLDKVSALDYQVARLGWIADYNDASSFLDMYRTVDDGNNDTGWSNDDYQALIDSARAETDPEARIGILKEAEALMMGEMPVIPIYFYANNYVLKPTVQNMSPDALGNIDLKNVSLSAE encoded by the coding sequence ATGAAAAAATTTCTTAAACAGACAATTGCCTTAAGTGCTGCACTTTTATCATTCTCAACAGTTGGTTCTGTATTTACGACTGTTTCTGCTCAGGAAGAGCAAGTTTTAAATTTAGCTATTGGTTCTGAGCCACCAACGATTGACCCAGCGTTAGCAACGGACTCTACGTCTGGTGCCATTATTAAAAATGTTTTTGAAGGGTTGACTCACTTAGCGGCGGATGAAACCATTCAACCTGGTGTGGCTGAATCATGGGAAATGAGTGAAGATGGTCTTGTCTATACATTTACACTTCGCGAAAATGCGGCTTGGTCAAATGGGGATCCAGTTACAGCCAATGATTTTGAATATGCCTGGAAACGCGTATTAAATCCTGAAACAGCTTCACAATATGCATCAATTATGTTCATAATTGATGGGGCAGAAGCTTATAATTCAGGTGAAGGCGATGCTGACAGTGTTGGAATCACGGCTGTCGATGAGCGTACGTTAGAAGTTACCTTAGCAAACCCAACAGCTTATTTCTTAAGTCTAACTGCTTTCTATACCTTTATGCCAGTTAATCAAGCCGTTGTAGAGGCTGATCCAGATTGGGCTGCGGGTGCCAGTGAAGGTTATGTAACCAATGGGGCTTTCTTATTATCTGAATGGAACCACAATAGTGATTATGTTTTAGTTGATAATGAAAATTATTGGGATAATGAAAATGTAGCGCTTGATGTGGTTAATGTTCAAATTATTGAGCAAGAATCAACCGCTAACGCTGAATACCAAGCAGGAAATCTTGATTATTTAGGTTCACCATATAGTACCGTATCCTTAGATGCGATTGATTTGTATCGTGCCAATGATGAATTAAATACGGCTCCATATGCGGCTATCTATTGGTATAAAGTGAATGTGACGGATGAAGTGATGTCAAATGTAAATATTCGTAAAGCGTTAGCTTTAGCAATTGATCGTCAAGGATTAGTTGATAACATTACTAAAGGTGGTCAGTTACCAGCGATGAGCTTAGTGCCTCCTACAGTTGCTGGATTTGAAGAAGATCCAGGTTATTTTGCAGATGCTGATTATGCAGGGGCACAAGAGTATTTAGCTACTGGATTAGAAGAATTAGGCTTATCTGATCCAAGTGAATTGACCATTAACATTTCGATTAACACAAGTGAAGCGCATGCTACGGTTGCTCAATTTATCCAAGAAGGATGGGCTCAAAACCTAGGTATTAATGCAACTATCGACAATACTGAATGGCAAGTATACTTAGATAAAGTATCTGCTCTTGATTATCAAGTAGCACGTTTAGGTTGGATTGCAGACTACAATGATGCTTCTTCATTCTTAGATATGTACCGTACGGTTGATGATGGTAACAATGATACAGGTTGGAGTAATGATGATTATCAAGCCTTAATTGATAGTGCTCGTGCTGAAACTGACCCAGAAGCAAGAATTGGTATTCTAAAAGAAGCAGAGGCATTAATGATGGGAGAAATGCCTGTAATACCAATCTACTTCTATGCTAATAACTATGTTCTTAAACCAACTGTTCAAAATATGTCTCCAGATGCGTTAGGAAATATTGATCTAAAAAATGTTTCTTTATCCGCTGAATAG
- a CDS encoding ABC transporter permease, which produces MAKYILKRTGYILIALVVIITATFFLMRLAPGNPFAGEQQTMTPAIQEQLNAKYGLDNPWYVQYWNYLTNIFRFDFGESMKYRGRSTNDMIAESFPVSLALGGQALLIAVGLGVLLGVISAMYHNKAGDYIATIIAVLGISIPSFILAGLLQYFLGLKLGWFPISGWKSYMHTVLPSIALGLGYMGNIAKMTRSSLLEQNTSEYVKLAKAKGLRKWGIVFKHSLRNALLPVVTYLGPLTAGIVTGSFVVENIFAIPGLGRHFVLSINNRDYTVIMGTTVFYSILLLFAVLIVDILYVMIDPRIKLEGAD; this is translated from the coding sequence ATGGCAAAATATATTTTAAAACGTACGGGCTACATTTTAATTGCTCTCGTCGTCATTATTACAGCAACTTTTTTCCTCATGCGACTTGCGCCAGGTAACCCATTTGCAGGAGAGCAACAAACAATGACGCCAGCGATTCAAGAACAGTTAAATGCAAAGTATGGCTTGGATAATCCTTGGTACGTTCAATATTGGAATTATTTAACAAATATTTTTCGTTTTGATTTTGGCGAATCAATGAAATATCGGGGACGTTCAACGAATGACATGATTGCTGAAAGTTTTCCCGTTTCACTTGCTTTAGGCGGGCAGGCATTATTAATAGCTGTAGGATTAGGTGTTCTTTTAGGGGTTATATCAGCTATGTACCATAATAAAGCCGGTGATTATATCGCAACTATTATAGCGGTATTAGGTATATCTATTCCGTCATTTATTTTGGCAGGTTTATTGCAATACTTTTTAGGCTTAAAATTAGGCTGGTTCCCTATTTCAGGTTGGAAGAGCTATATGCACACCGTTCTTCCTTCTATTGCGCTTGGTTTAGGGTATATGGGGAATATTGCTAAGATGACACGCTCAAGTTTATTAGAACAGAATACCTCGGAATATGTTAAACTCGCAAAGGCTAAGGGTTTACGGAAATGGGGGATTGTGTTTAAACACTCATTACGAAATGCCTTATTACCAGTCGTGACCTATTTAGGACCTCTTACAGCAGGTATCGTGACGGGGAGTTTTGTGGTGGAAAATATTTTTGCTATTCCAGGTTTAGGACGGCATTTTGTATTAAGTATTAATAACCGAGATTACACGGTTATTATGGGGACAACCGTCTTTTATTCCATCTTACTTTTATTTGCTGTTTTAATCGTGGATATTCTTTATGTGATGATTGATCCTCGGATTAAATTGGAAGGAGCTGATTAA
- a CDS encoding ABC transporter permease, producing the protein MELQQDNLTAQDFEVVGGRDEETDILGQKTVSFWSEVFNTFIRNKLAVFGLVVLIIVVLMAIFVPIVSRYSFSEQTGFYNTPPNRDFWFGTDNLGRDVFVRSWVGARISLLIGLSAAAIDLVIGVLWGSISGMVGGRVDNVMMRIADILTAIPYLLVVIMLLVVMQQGLLPMIVALSITGWVRMARIVRGEVLTIKNQEYVLAARTLGASNWHLIRRHLIPNAMGSIIVTMTLTIPGAIFTESFLSYIGLGVTPPMASWGTMASEGNEAIITAPWRLIFPAILISITIFAFNAVGDGLRDALDPKLRK; encoded by the coding sequence ATGGAATTACAACAAGATAATTTAACAGCTCAAGATTTCGAAGTTGTCGGAGGTCGTGATGAAGAAACAGATATCCTTGGACAAAAGACCGTTTCTTTTTGGTCAGAGGTATTTAATACCTTTATTCGAAATAAATTAGCGGTTTTTGGTTTAGTCGTTTTAATTATTGTCGTTTTAATGGCAATTTTTGTACCAATAGTCTCTAGATATTCCTTTAGTGAACAAACAGGCTTTTATAATACCCCTCCTAATCGAGATTTTTGGTTTGGGACAGATAATTTAGGTCGGGATGTGTTTGTACGGAGTTGGGTTGGAGCGCGTATTTCGTTACTCATTGGTCTTTCAGCGGCTGCCATCGATTTAGTTATCGGTGTTTTATGGGGGAGTATCTCCGGCATGGTTGGCGGAAGAGTGGATAATGTCATGATGCGTATTGCCGATATTTTAACGGCGATTCCTTATTTATTAGTAGTAATTATGTTATTAGTTGTTATGCAACAAGGTCTTTTACCGATGATTGTGGCTTTGTCTATTACAGGCTGGGTTAGGATGGCTCGGATTGTTCGTGGTGAAGTTCTAACTATAAAAAATCAAGAATATGTTCTGGCTGCTAGAACGCTAGGGGCTAGCAATTGGCATTTAATTAGACGCCATTTAATCCCTAATGCTATGGGATCAATTATCGTTACCATGACGTTAACCATTCCTGGAGCAATTTTTACTGAATCATTCTTATCCTATATTGGATTGGGTGTAACACCACCTATGGCAAGTTGGGGGACGATGGCTTCTGAAGGTAATGAGGCTATTATTACAGCTCCTTGGCGTTTGATATTTCCAGCCATTTTAATTTCAATTACTATTTTTGCTTTTAATGCTGTGGGTGATGGTTTACGCGATGCCCTAGATCCTAAATTACGTAAGTAG
- a CDS encoding ABC transporter ATP-binding protein has protein sequence MNETILEVKNLHISFKTFAGVVQAVRGVDFTLAKGETLAIVGESGSGKSVTSNAIMQLVPIPPGRYDAGEIIFEGRNLLELNDDEMSKVRGNEIAMIFQDPMTALNPTIRIGKQIVEAIKIHDKKISNEAAKQKAIELLEEVGIPNPEKRYLQYPHEFSGGMRQRVVIAIALAAEPKLLIADEPTTALDVTIQAQILELMKKLQSKNNNSIIFITHDLGVVANVADKVAVMYAGQIVEYGSVNEIFYNPKHPYTWGLLGSMPDMDSSNKEELYTIPGAPPNLINPPKGDAFAARNRYALAIDYEKEPPMYKVNDQHYAKTWLLHPQAPKVPVPDVIQKRIERYLAYEGVETGE, from the coding sequence ATGAATGAAACCATTTTAGAAGTAAAAAATTTACATATTTCATTTAAAACCTTTGCTGGAGTTGTTCAAGCTGTTCGAGGTGTCGATTTTACTTTAGCAAAAGGTGAAACACTAGCCATTGTAGGTGAGTCAGGATCGGGCAAAAGCGTGACCAGTAATGCCATTATGCAATTAGTTCCTATACCTCCTGGTCGCTATGATGCCGGTGAGATTATTTTTGAGGGGCGTAACTTGCTTGAGCTTAACGATGACGAAATGTCTAAAGTTCGCGGGAATGAAATTGCTATGATTTTTCAAGACCCCATGACTGCCTTAAATCCAACGATTAGAATTGGTAAACAAATTGTTGAGGCCATTAAAATACATGATAAAAAAATATCTAACGAAGCTGCAAAACAAAAAGCGATTGAATTATTAGAGGAAGTAGGTATCCCTAATCCTGAAAAAAGATATTTACAATATCCCCATGAATTTTCTGGTGGTATGCGGCAACGGGTGGTCATTGCGATTGCCTTAGCGGCTGAACCTAAATTATTAATCGCAGATGAGCCTACGACAGCCTTAGATGTGACAATACAGGCACAAATATTAGAGTTAATGAAAAAATTACAGTCAAAAAACAATAACTCGATTATTTTTATCACCCATGACTTAGGCGTTGTGGCAAATGTAGCGGATAAAGTCGCTGTTATGTATGCAGGCCAAATTGTAGAATATGGTTCTGTTAATGAAATCTTTTATAATCCTAAACACCCTTATACATGGGGGTTATTGGGTTCCATGCCTGATATGGATAGCTCCAATAAAGAAGAGCTGTATACCATTCCAGGTGCACCACCGAATTTAATAAATCCGCCTAAAGGTGATGCCTTTGCAGCTAGAAATCGTTATGCTTTAGCCATTGATTATGAAAAAGAACCACCTATGTATAAGGTAAATGATCAACATTACGCCAAAACATGGTTGCTTCATCCTCAAGCACCTAAAGTTCCTGTTCCAGACGTCATCCAAAAACGGATTGAGCGTTACCTTGCTTATGAAGGAGTTGAAACCGGTGAGTAA
- the arcA gene encoding arginine deiminase, protein MMLQRQEMPIQVFSEISRLKRVILHRPGKELENLIPMNLERLLFDDIPYLEAAQAEHDAFARVLNENDVEVLYLEQLVAQAIDDAQVKEAFIDEWLSESGLEPGSHYAKVKEYLMAYEDTFEMVLKTMAGFTKAEIKVPHGNTLLDNINKDYPLLIDPMPSLYFTRDPFATIGNGVALNYMYSETRNRETIYGKYLFEHHPAFNNQKVPLYYFRNESTYIEGGDILVLSKDVLGIGISQRTDARSIEKIARNVFKDTSYQQVLAFMIGSNRKFMHLDTVFTMIDHDKFLIHPEIEDYLKVFAITEDGRGGIRLEEKMESLEHILEEALKLENVQLIRCGGDDPVVSAREQWNDGANALALAPGELIVYDRNIVTNQLLEDAGIKLHKIKGSELVRGRGGPRCMSMPIYRER, encoded by the coding sequence ATGATGTTACAACGACAAGAAATGCCGATTCAAGTTTTTTCTGAAATCAGTCGCCTAAAACGTGTGATTTTACATCGACCTGGAAAAGAATTAGAAAATCTAATTCCAATGAATTTAGAAAGACTGCTTTTTGATGATATTCCCTATTTGGAAGCCGCCCAAGCAGAGCACGATGCTTTTGCACGCGTATTGAACGAGAATGATGTTGAGGTCTTATACCTTGAACAATTGGTAGCTCAAGCCATTGATGATGCGCAAGTAAAGGAAGCTTTCATTGATGAATGGTTAAGCGAATCTGGGCTAGAGCCAGGTAGTCATTACGCAAAAGTTAAAGAATACTTAATGGCCTACGAGGATACTTTTGAGATGGTTTTAAAAACGATGGCAGGTTTTACGAAAGCAGAGATTAAAGTTCCTCATGGGAATACACTTTTGGACAACATCAATAAAGATTATCCCCTATTAATTGACCCGATGCCTAGCTTGTATTTCACCCGGGATCCCTTTGCGACCATCGGAAATGGGGTAGCTTTGAATTATATGTATTCTGAAACAAGAAACAGGGAAACGATTTATGGAAAATATTTATTCGAGCACCACCCGGCCTTCAATAATCAAAAAGTCCCCCTGTATTATTTCCGGAATGAATCGACCTATATTGAAGGTGGCGACATACTTGTTTTATCAAAAGATGTTTTAGGCATTGGCATTTCACAACGAACCGATGCGCGTTCCATTGAAAAAATTGCCCGTAATGTCTTTAAGGATACATCTTATCAGCAAGTTTTAGCGTTTATGATAGGCAGCAACCGGAAGTTTATGCATCTTGATACAGTCTTCACCATGATTGACCATGATAAGTTTCTTATTCATCCTGAAATTGAAGACTATTTAAAAGTTTTTGCTATTACAGAAGACGGTCGCGGTGGTATCCGTTTGGAAGAAAAAATGGAATCATTAGAGCATATTTTAGAAGAAGCTCTCAAGCTTGAGAATGTTCAACTTATTCGTTGTGGTGGGGATGATCCAGTAGTATCTGCTAGAGAACAATGGAATGATGGGGCAAATGCCTTAGCCTTAGCACCTGGTGAATTAATTGTTTATGATCGGAACATTGTGACGAATCAACTGCTAGAAGATGCAGGTATAAAACTACACAAAATTAAAGGGAGCGAATTAGTTCGAGGACGTGGCGGTCCACGCTGTATGTCCATGCCAATTTATCGTGAACGATAA
- a CDS encoding sensor histidine kinase yields MKVLWQQILGILLVLLIALGISAYRVSSYMQNQIFLSRQTQLINYGQNIISNNFTRDDLERASLLLASENIEIQVYLSDGRIIYPTYDQRYNSNLSQENLESIRNGSILGLSSTQRYVETGEVVEMATVFLPITYTGGEFPAGFVSLGAPLEQLNEQVQSMQENIMVAMGIASVFGILLGVISALFQTRKIKRLQNATRQISQGNYDIEIDTRGRDELGDLARDFQEMAVSLDESQKEIKRQENLRRQFMMDAAHEMRTPLTTMSGLLEGLMNDMIPENQRERSLELINKETQRLTRLVNENLDYEKIRSNEIVLKPQKIEVKKLLIQIQQQLQSKANEKNNTIQIEAADNLVIWADNDRIVQILINLVTNAIQFTDNGTIIMRGKQLDQAVQIEVIDNGIGIDQDQLKSIWERFYKVDISRKNTKFGESGIGLAVVQSLVEAHNGTITVESELGKGSVFKIELPLPPEEPNK; encoded by the coding sequence ATGAAGGTTCTTTGGCAACAGATTTTAGGTATTCTGTTGGTCTTACTGATTGCTTTAGGGATTAGTGCGTATCGTGTTTCTTCATATATGCAAAATCAAATCTTTTTATCAAGGCAAACCCAATTAATTAATTATGGACAAAATATTATTTCGAATAATTTTACCCGGGATGATTTAGAGAGGGCTTCACTGCTTTTAGCAAGTGAAAATATCGAAATTCAAGTTTATTTATCGGATGGGCGGATTATTTATCCAACCTATGATCAACGCTATAATTCTAACTTATCGCAAGAAAACCTTGAGTCGATTAGAAATGGATCAATATTAGGACTCAGTAGTACACAACGCTATGTAGAAACGGGAGAAGTCGTTGAAATGGCTACGGTCTTTTTACCGATTACCTATACAGGCGGTGAGTTTCCTGCTGGCTTTGTAAGTCTTGGAGCACCCTTAGAACAACTTAATGAGCAAGTTCAATCGATGCAAGAGAACATCATGGTAGCCATGGGCATTGCTAGTGTGTTTGGGATTTTACTCGGTGTTATATCAGCCTTATTTCAAACACGGAAAATTAAACGTTTGCAAAATGCTACTAGGCAAATTAGTCAAGGCAATTATGACATTGAAATTGATACCCGCGGTCGTGATGAGCTAGGGGATCTAGCAAGGGACTTTCAAGAGATGGCTGTTTCTTTAGATGAATCCCAAAAAGAAATTAAACGCCAAGAAAATTTAAGAAGACAGTTTATGATGGATGCAGCCCATGAAATGCGTACCCCATTGACAACGATGAGTGGTTTGTTAGAAGGTTTAATGAATGATATGATTCCTGAGAATCAACGTGAAAGAAGTTTAGAACTTATTAACAAAGAAACCCAACGCTTAACGCGCTTAGTTAATGAAAATTTAGACTATGAGAAAATACGTAGTAATGAAATTGTATTGAAACCCCAAAAAATTGAAGTTAAAAAGTTGTTGATTCAAATTCAACAACAATTACAAAGCAAAGCCAACGAAAAAAATAACACCATCCAAATTGAAGCAGCCGATAATTTGGTCATTTGGGCTGACAATGATCGCATTGTTCAGATTTTGATTAATCTGGTAACAAACGCTATCCAGTTTACTGATAATGGAACAATTATTATGCGAGGTAAACAATTAGACCAAGCGGTACAAATTGAAGTAATCGATAATGGTATAGGAATTGACCAAGATCAACTTAAGAGTATTTGGGAAAGATTTTATAAGGTCGATATCTCACGGAAAAATACCAAATTTGGTGAATCAGGCATTGGCTTAGCTGTGGTTCAATCCTTAGTAGAAGCGCATAATGGAACGATAACGGTTGAAAGTGAATTAGGCAAAGGGTCTGTTTTCAAAATAGAGCTACCTTTACCCCCAGAAGAACCAAATAAATAA